catatttgcaaagttaagtgatttagcattatttaaatatccattactacaagcttcagtctcaatttaaaaacgtgattaatcgcgattaactacagcaaattgtgcgattaattagttaattttttttaatcgattgacagccctaatatatatatatatatatatatatgtaagtttgtaaaatgtgaatgtattgGCTTGACATCCTAAGAAAGATTaatattaattgatttttagATGCAACCCCAACTCCAAACGTTCTTGGCAGCAGATcaagacaaaatataaaaatataattcaaagtGGTGAGTATTTATCAcaaccttttattatttttgtgaatattttatcaCAAACACTTCTTTGCAGCAAAAGGTGAAGCCATTGTAATGATTGCAACAGAGAACAGCAGCTGGGAATTAATTACGTCACCTATATGTTTCTTTGCTCACCGCTGATTGGTCAAACTTCAGACTGAGATCTCAAATCCAGAACATAACCTGCCCCGGAGCAGGTTAGCCGTGCAGCGTAAGATACCATGGCAACGAACACCGATTAAAGCCGAGCTACTTTCATAGTACCTAAAACCCAGGGTTGGtggaaactaaactgaaacataGCTGGCTAGCCACCTAAACCAGCTTCATGGTATAGGCCCCAGGTGTTCTTAATCTCTAATTagtctgtttttcagaaagcCATTTATTGAGCAGTGATTAACTATTCTGGATTAAGGCCTAGTCTTGGCCTAATTTAAACACTGTCTGGGAAACCGCCCCATAGTGTATAAATATTAAATCtgctctatatgtgtgtgtgtccctacaGGGCTGAGTGCTGTCTCATCAGCTGCTGGACTTCAGTACTATTTTGTTTATGACAGGAAGAACTTTACTGAAGCCCAAAGATactgcagagagaaacacacagacctgGTCACTGTAGACAGCATGGAGGTTATGAAGATCCTGACCAACACGGCAGATTTAGACAACATGTTCTACTCCAACAACAGCTACGTGAGttcacttttctctctttcatctcaAAGTCTTTCTGACAGCAGGTTTGAAACCCTCCATAGGAACTAATAACTAAATGTAGAGCAGTAAGAAGTAGAATATTTATCTTTGAAATGTAGTAGAAGTCTAAAgtgtagtaagtaagtaaagatATTAGCCgagtttccatccacacgtttttatgtaattaagtgatattgaatgaaaaattgAAAAAGAGTAAAATTTCATTaaatttcatgaatatcaacTTAAAGTTTATAGGTTTGATCTCATCGAATTTCTCTTAATCGCTAAACGGtgtatgcgataaacgctgatggaaacattatttgccgaataaataatgaattgcgattacgttttaggtcattttatggttaaacagacacacctgtaAAGGTCAGAAGTGGTCAAGACCGCGCGCCCAATGTGCACTACCGGGAGTATCGTTACTGACGCAAATGTTCCTTATCATCCAAAGACGGTCTACTACAGCCTGTAGTACGATTGATGGCCAGCCCTTTCTATTGATAAAATCCCTGCAGCCTTCAGCAGTGGGTCTAAAGCTAGAGAAGAGTCTAATTCTTTATATCACAATCAGAGAGCCTGGATAGGACTGTCTGGTGGCAACTGGAAGTGGTCACTGTCAGACCCAAGTTTCTACAAACCCGGGGAGATGGAGTTCAGACGATGGGGGACTGGACGACCAACCGTTGGACACAGTGGAAAAATCTGCACAGGGATGCTTTCTAATGGACTCTGGTATGACAACAGTTGTGACAACATCCATTATCCAATCTGTGCAGATGTCAGAGGTGAGAATACTAACTAGTGAcgtttctcttctctgcttctctttgactctttgttttcattattcAGGCCTCTGTAGTATCAGTCACTCTGACAAAAAGCAGCTTTCACACAGGTTAGTGCCGTTCAAAGAGCTTTCCAGCTGACTGAGCAGCAGATAATAAGACGGCAGGAATGAGAGCAGGAAAACAGCTCAGTGGTTCCTCAGCATCACTGTGGAAAGAGACGCAGTGTCTCCTGATGACTCGTGCATGTTCACGTGCACACATCGTACAATATAAACAGAGCATGTGGGTTTAATAGCCCTGAGGAAATATTAATATGTTGAGAAACAACAATATAATCTTGTTTGTAGATTTAAGGACATTTCTTGTTAATGTGGAGAGACTGACATACAtgtattcattaattcattGATGTGGTTCTTTATATCTCAGTGGATTTATTGTAGATATTATAAAGACATGAATCACAGATGTGGATGGATGGGAGGTTGTATGTTATGCTGCCTCTACACTTCTCTGTGCTTCATTTTCAGGATCAGATGTGACTTTTGTCATTGTCACCCAAGCTCTGACATGGACTGCAGCCCAGAGCTACTGCAGAGCTAACCACACAGACCTGGCCAGTGTGAGAAACATGGCAGAGAACCAGAAGGTAAAGGCGATGCTTTCAGGAGGAGGTTTATACTGGTTTGGCCTTTTCCGAGACTCCTGGAAGTGGTCAGATGGAAGTACCTCCTCATTCAGCTTCTGGAAGAACGGGCAACCTGATAACAACGGGAACGAGGCTTGTGTGGCTTCAGActtcagccaatcaggagcCTGGGAGGACTGGTCCTGTGACATGGAGAGAGCGTTCATTTGCTACGGTCCAGGTGAGTGCTAACCCGGGATTCAAACAGCTTTTACATTTAGAGTCAGGACAATAGGGATGAAACAATATACCCAACTCACGATTGGATTCAGGATTTTAAGTTGATGATATGGTTTTCTCAAGATGTTCTTAACAGAATGAGTGAAAATCTTCCTTTATTTCTATAAACTGTGGAAAACTCcagatgtgtcctcttatcaaaagtgactctgaaactgtattttatgttAAAGAACAAAGTTAgatgtttaaaacaaatcccacatctaaataactaaattaatagaaacaaatctcttcaaataaataaactaa
This genomic interval from Perca fluviatilis chromosome 5, GENO_Pfluv_1.0, whole genome shotgun sequence contains the following:
- the LOC120558558 gene encoding secretory phospholipase A2 receptor-like isoform X1 gives rise to the protein MEVMKILTNTADLDNMFYSNNSYRAWIGLSGGNWKWSLSDPSFYKPGEMEFRRWGTGRPTVGHSGKICTGMLSNGLWYDNSCDNIHYPICADVRGSDVTFVIVTQALTWTAAQSYCRANHTDLASVRNMAENQKVKAMLSGGGLYWFGLFRDSWKWSDGSTSSFSFWKNGQPDNNGNEACVASDFSQSGAWEDWSCDMERAFICYGPVVSASKKVLKVKFEKNNLDLNDPAVMEAMLNELKQKLRAQGLDDNIKLSWRKQADGKVFHKEDKKTNKRRRKREEL
- the LOC120558558 gene encoding macrophage mannose receptor 1-like isoform X2 — its product is MEVMKILTNTADLDNMFYSNNSYRAWIGLSGGNWKWSLSDPSFYKPGEMEFRRWGTGRPTVGHSGKICTGMLSNGLWYDNSCDNIHYPICADVRGSDVTFVIVTQALTWTAAQSYCRANHTDLASVRNMAENQKVKAMLSGGGLYWFGLFRDSWKWSDGSTSSFSFWKNGQPDNNGNEACVASDFSQSGAWEDWSCDMERAFICYGPVLKVKFEKNNLDLNDPAVMEAMLNELKQKLRAQGLDDNIKLSWRKQADGKVFHKEDKKTNKRRRKREEL